One part of the Astatotilapia calliptera chromosome 9, fAstCal1.2, whole genome shotgun sequence genome encodes these proteins:
- the pde7a gene encoding high affinity 3',5'-cyclic-AMP phosphodiesterase 7A isoform X2 yields the protein MEVCYQLPVLPLDRPVPKHVLSRRGAISFSSSSSLFGAPDPRQLSQRRGAISYDSSDQTALYIRMLGTCVVFKQLFANVRVRSQVGFEPERRSSHPYLCIDFRTLHTRLGCSSTSASYDPERRVHRLLSFQRYLHSSRLLRGVPQQIPLHILDEDYTGQARCMLEKVGNWNFDIFLFDRLTNGNSLITLTFHLLNQYGLVELFQLDMVKLWRFLVMVQEDYHSDNPYHNAVHAADVTQAMYCYLREPMLAKSLTSKDILLGLLAAATHDLDHPGVNQPFLIKTDHYLATLYRNTSVLENHHWKSAVGLLRETGLFSHLPAEDRLNMERDLGSLILATDISRQNDYLSRFRLHLDQENLCMSTASHRHFVLQMALKCADICNPCRPWELSKQWSEKVTEEFFQQGDIEKKHKLEVSPLCDREMNTVGNIQIGFMTYVAEPLFAEWARFCDTRLSQTMLGHMGLNKASWGGLQQEPAPVSEEAEPSTACADTGDAATAPSDGSTATTAGGTSSKEIPQGSRES from the exons AGACGAGGGGCCATCTCCTACGACAGCTCTGACCAGACAGCGCTGTATATTCGTATGCTAG GAACTTGTGTAGTATTCAAACAGCTGTTTGCAA ATGTGAGAGTGAGAAGTCAGGTTGGATTTGAACCGGAACGTAGAAGCTCCCACCCGTACCTGTGCATCGACTTCCGAACGCTTCACA CACGGCTGGGCTGCAGCTCCACGTCGGCCAGCTATGATCCTGAAAGGCGGGTCCACAGGCTGCTCAGCTTCCAGAGATACCTGCATTCGTCCCGTCTGCTGCGAGGAGTCCCCCAGCAGATACCCCTCCACATCCTCGATGAAGATTACACTGGACAGGCTAGA TGCATGCTGGAAAAAGTCGGGAATTGGAATTTTGACATTTTCCTCTTCGATAGGTTGACAAATG GAAACAGCCTGATCACCCTGACTTTCCACCTGCTGAACCAGTATGGGCTGGTGGAGCTCTTCCAGCTGGACATGGTCAAACTCTGGAGGTTTTTGGTCATGGTTCAGGAGGACTACCACAGTGACAACCCGTACCACAACGCTGTccatgctgcagatgtcacacaggccaTGTACTGCTACCTGCGAGAGCCCATG CTTGCCAAGTCTCTGACCTCCAAAGACATCTTACTGGGACTCTTAGCAGCTGCCACCCATGACCTGGACCATCCTGGGGTCAACCAGCCTTTCCTCATCAAGACTGACCACTATCTTGCCACACTCTATAGA AATACCTCAGTTCTGGAAAACCACCACTGGAAGTCAGCAGTGGGTCTGCTCAGAGAGACTGGGCTGTTCTCCCATTTGCCTGCTGAGGACAG GCTGAACATGGAGAGGGATTTGGGTTCCTTAATCTTGGCCACGGACATCAGCAGGCAGAATGACTACCTGTCCAGGTTTCGCTTGCACCTGGACCAGGAGAACCTGTGCATGAGCACCGCCAGCCATCGTCATTTCGTCCTGCAG ATGGCCCTGAAGTGTGCAGATATCTGTAACCCCTGCAGACCATGGGAGCTGAGCAAACAGTGGAGTGAGAAAGTGACAGAGGAGTTCTTCCAACAAG GAGACATTGAGAAGAAGCACAAACTTGAAGTCAGCCCACTTTGCGACAGAGAGATGAACACAGTCGGCAACATTCAAATAG GCTTTATGACATATGTGGCTGAGCCGCTGTTTGCAGAGTGGGCCCGTTTCTGTGACACACGTCTGTCCCAGACCATGCTGGGTCACATGGGGCTAAACAAAGCCAGCTGGGGAGGCTTACAGCAGGAGCCGGCTCCGGTCTCCGAGGAGGCAGAGCCCAGCACGGCCTGCGCAGACACAGGAGACGCTGCCACCGCGCCGAGTGACGGCAGCACAGCTACGACCGCAGGAGGAACCAGCTCCAAAGAAATACCTCAGGGAAGCAGAGAATCCTGA
- the pde7a gene encoding high affinity 3',5'-cyclic-AMP phosphodiesterase 7A isoform X4, producing the protein MEVCYQLPVLPLDRPVPKHVLSRRGAISFSSSSSLFGAPDPRQLSQRRGAISYDSSDQTALYIRMLDVRVRSQVGFEPERRSSHPYLCIDFRTLHTRLGCSSTSASYDPERRVHRLLSFQRYLHSSRLLRGVPQQIPLHILDEDYTGQARCMLEKVGNWNFDIFLFDRLTNGNSLITLTFHLLNQYGLVELFQLDMVKLWRFLVMVQEDYHSDNPYHNAVHAADVTQAMYCYLREPMLAKSLTSKDILLGLLAAATHDLDHPGVNQPFLIKTDHYLATLYRNTSVLENHHWKSAVGLLRETGLFSHLPAEDRLNMERDLGSLILATDISRQNDYLSRFRLHLDQENLCMSTASHRHFVLQMALKCADICNPCRPWELSKQWSEKVTEEFFQQGDIEKKHKLEVSPLCDREMNTVGNIQIGFMTYVAEPLFAEWARFCDTRLSQTMLGHMGLNKASWGGLQQEPAPVSEEAEPSTACADTGDAATAPSDGSTATTAGGTSSKEIPQGSRES; encoded by the exons AGACGAGGGGCCATCTCCTACGACAGCTCTGACCAGACAGCGCTGTATATTCGTATGCTAG ATGTGAGAGTGAGAAGTCAGGTTGGATTTGAACCGGAACGTAGAAGCTCCCACCCGTACCTGTGCATCGACTTCCGAACGCTTCACA CACGGCTGGGCTGCAGCTCCACGTCGGCCAGCTATGATCCTGAAAGGCGGGTCCACAGGCTGCTCAGCTTCCAGAGATACCTGCATTCGTCCCGTCTGCTGCGAGGAGTCCCCCAGCAGATACCCCTCCACATCCTCGATGAAGATTACACTGGACAGGCTAGA TGCATGCTGGAAAAAGTCGGGAATTGGAATTTTGACATTTTCCTCTTCGATAGGTTGACAAATG GAAACAGCCTGATCACCCTGACTTTCCACCTGCTGAACCAGTATGGGCTGGTGGAGCTCTTCCAGCTGGACATGGTCAAACTCTGGAGGTTTTTGGTCATGGTTCAGGAGGACTACCACAGTGACAACCCGTACCACAACGCTGTccatgctgcagatgtcacacaggccaTGTACTGCTACCTGCGAGAGCCCATG CTTGCCAAGTCTCTGACCTCCAAAGACATCTTACTGGGACTCTTAGCAGCTGCCACCCATGACCTGGACCATCCTGGGGTCAACCAGCCTTTCCTCATCAAGACTGACCACTATCTTGCCACACTCTATAGA AATACCTCAGTTCTGGAAAACCACCACTGGAAGTCAGCAGTGGGTCTGCTCAGAGAGACTGGGCTGTTCTCCCATTTGCCTGCTGAGGACAG GCTGAACATGGAGAGGGATTTGGGTTCCTTAATCTTGGCCACGGACATCAGCAGGCAGAATGACTACCTGTCCAGGTTTCGCTTGCACCTGGACCAGGAGAACCTGTGCATGAGCACCGCCAGCCATCGTCATTTCGTCCTGCAG ATGGCCCTGAAGTGTGCAGATATCTGTAACCCCTGCAGACCATGGGAGCTGAGCAAACAGTGGAGTGAGAAAGTGACAGAGGAGTTCTTCCAACAAG GAGACATTGAGAAGAAGCACAAACTTGAAGTCAGCCCACTTTGCGACAGAGAGATGAACACAGTCGGCAACATTCAAATAG GCTTTATGACATATGTGGCTGAGCCGCTGTTTGCAGAGTGGGCCCGTTTCTGTGACACACGTCTGTCCCAGACCATGCTGGGTCACATGGGGCTAAACAAAGCCAGCTGGGGAGGCTTACAGCAGGAGCCGGCTCCGGTCTCCGAGGAGGCAGAGCCCAGCACGGCCTGCGCAGACACAGGAGACGCTGCCACCGCGCCGAGTGACGGCAGCACAGCTACGACCGCAGGAGGAACCAGCTCCAAAGAAATACCTCAGGGAAGCAGAGAATCCTGA
- the pde7a gene encoding high affinity 3',5'-cyclic-AMP phosphodiesterase 7A isoform X3, producing the protein MEVCYQLPVLPLDRPVPKHVLSRRGAISFSSSSSLFGAPDPRQLSQRRGAISYDSSDQTALYIRMLGDVRVRSQVGFEPERRSSHPYLCIDFRTLHTRLGCSSTSASYDPERRVHRLLSFQRYLHSSRLLRGVPQQIPLHILDEDYTGQARCMLEKVGNWNFDIFLFDRLTNGNSLITLTFHLLNQYGLVELFQLDMVKLWRFLVMVQEDYHSDNPYHNAVHAADVTQAMYCYLREPMLAKSLTSKDILLGLLAAATHDLDHPGVNQPFLIKTDHYLATLYRNTSVLENHHWKSAVGLLRETGLFSHLPAEDRLNMERDLGSLILATDISRQNDYLSRFRLHLDQENLCMSTASHRHFVLQMALKCADICNPCRPWELSKQWSEKVTEEFFQQGDIEKKHKLEVSPLCDREMNTVGNIQIGFMTYVAEPLFAEWARFCDTRLSQTMLGHMGLNKASWGGLQQEPAPVSEEAEPSTACADTGDAATAPSDGSTATTAGGTSSKEIPQGSRES; encoded by the exons AGACGAGGGGCCATCTCCTACGACAGCTCTGACCAGACAGCGCTGTATATTCGTATGCTAG GAGATGTGAGAGTGAGAAGTCAGGTTGGATTTGAACCGGAACGTAGAAGCTCCCACCCGTACCTGTGCATCGACTTCCGAACGCTTCACA CACGGCTGGGCTGCAGCTCCACGTCGGCCAGCTATGATCCTGAAAGGCGGGTCCACAGGCTGCTCAGCTTCCAGAGATACCTGCATTCGTCCCGTCTGCTGCGAGGAGTCCCCCAGCAGATACCCCTCCACATCCTCGATGAAGATTACACTGGACAGGCTAGA TGCATGCTGGAAAAAGTCGGGAATTGGAATTTTGACATTTTCCTCTTCGATAGGTTGACAAATG GAAACAGCCTGATCACCCTGACTTTCCACCTGCTGAACCAGTATGGGCTGGTGGAGCTCTTCCAGCTGGACATGGTCAAACTCTGGAGGTTTTTGGTCATGGTTCAGGAGGACTACCACAGTGACAACCCGTACCACAACGCTGTccatgctgcagatgtcacacaggccaTGTACTGCTACCTGCGAGAGCCCATG CTTGCCAAGTCTCTGACCTCCAAAGACATCTTACTGGGACTCTTAGCAGCTGCCACCCATGACCTGGACCATCCTGGGGTCAACCAGCCTTTCCTCATCAAGACTGACCACTATCTTGCCACACTCTATAGA AATACCTCAGTTCTGGAAAACCACCACTGGAAGTCAGCAGTGGGTCTGCTCAGAGAGACTGGGCTGTTCTCCCATTTGCCTGCTGAGGACAG GCTGAACATGGAGAGGGATTTGGGTTCCTTAATCTTGGCCACGGACATCAGCAGGCAGAATGACTACCTGTCCAGGTTTCGCTTGCACCTGGACCAGGAGAACCTGTGCATGAGCACCGCCAGCCATCGTCATTTCGTCCTGCAG ATGGCCCTGAAGTGTGCAGATATCTGTAACCCCTGCAGACCATGGGAGCTGAGCAAACAGTGGAGTGAGAAAGTGACAGAGGAGTTCTTCCAACAAG GAGACATTGAGAAGAAGCACAAACTTGAAGTCAGCCCACTTTGCGACAGAGAGATGAACACAGTCGGCAACATTCAAATAG GCTTTATGACATATGTGGCTGAGCCGCTGTTTGCAGAGTGGGCCCGTTTCTGTGACACACGTCTGTCCCAGACCATGCTGGGTCACATGGGGCTAAACAAAGCCAGCTGGGGAGGCTTACAGCAGGAGCCGGCTCCGGTCTCCGAGGAGGCAGAGCCCAGCACGGCCTGCGCAGACACAGGAGACGCTGCCACCGCGCCGAGTGACGGCAGCACAGCTACGACCGCAGGAGGAACCAGCTCCAAAGAAATACCTCAGGGAAGCAGAGAATCCTGA
- the pde7a gene encoding high affinity 3',5'-cyclic-AMP phosphodiesterase 7A isoform X5 gives MEVCYQLPVLPLDRPVPKHVLSRRGAISFSSSSSLFGAPDPRQLSQRRGAISYDSSDQTALYIRMLARLGCSSTSASYDPERRVHRLLSFQRYLHSSRLLRGVPQQIPLHILDEDYTGQARCMLEKVGNWNFDIFLFDRLTNGNSLITLTFHLLNQYGLVELFQLDMVKLWRFLVMVQEDYHSDNPYHNAVHAADVTQAMYCYLREPMLAKSLTSKDILLGLLAAATHDLDHPGVNQPFLIKTDHYLATLYRNTSVLENHHWKSAVGLLRETGLFSHLPAEDRLNMERDLGSLILATDISRQNDYLSRFRLHLDQENLCMSTASHRHFVLQMALKCADICNPCRPWELSKQWSEKVTEEFFQQGDIEKKHKLEVSPLCDREMNTVGNIQIGFMTYVAEPLFAEWARFCDTRLSQTMLGHMGLNKASWGGLQQEPAPVSEEAEPSTACADTGDAATAPSDGSTATTAGGTSSKEIPQGSRES, from the exons AGACGAGGGGCCATCTCCTACGACAGCTCTGACCAGACAGCGCTGTATATTCGTATGCTAG CACGGCTGGGCTGCAGCTCCACGTCGGCCAGCTATGATCCTGAAAGGCGGGTCCACAGGCTGCTCAGCTTCCAGAGATACCTGCATTCGTCCCGTCTGCTGCGAGGAGTCCCCCAGCAGATACCCCTCCACATCCTCGATGAAGATTACACTGGACAGGCTAGA TGCATGCTGGAAAAAGTCGGGAATTGGAATTTTGACATTTTCCTCTTCGATAGGTTGACAAATG GAAACAGCCTGATCACCCTGACTTTCCACCTGCTGAACCAGTATGGGCTGGTGGAGCTCTTCCAGCTGGACATGGTCAAACTCTGGAGGTTTTTGGTCATGGTTCAGGAGGACTACCACAGTGACAACCCGTACCACAACGCTGTccatgctgcagatgtcacacaggccaTGTACTGCTACCTGCGAGAGCCCATG CTTGCCAAGTCTCTGACCTCCAAAGACATCTTACTGGGACTCTTAGCAGCTGCCACCCATGACCTGGACCATCCTGGGGTCAACCAGCCTTTCCTCATCAAGACTGACCACTATCTTGCCACACTCTATAGA AATACCTCAGTTCTGGAAAACCACCACTGGAAGTCAGCAGTGGGTCTGCTCAGAGAGACTGGGCTGTTCTCCCATTTGCCTGCTGAGGACAG GCTGAACATGGAGAGGGATTTGGGTTCCTTAATCTTGGCCACGGACATCAGCAGGCAGAATGACTACCTGTCCAGGTTTCGCTTGCACCTGGACCAGGAGAACCTGTGCATGAGCACCGCCAGCCATCGTCATTTCGTCCTGCAG ATGGCCCTGAAGTGTGCAGATATCTGTAACCCCTGCAGACCATGGGAGCTGAGCAAACAGTGGAGTGAGAAAGTGACAGAGGAGTTCTTCCAACAAG GAGACATTGAGAAGAAGCACAAACTTGAAGTCAGCCCACTTTGCGACAGAGAGATGAACACAGTCGGCAACATTCAAATAG GCTTTATGACATATGTGGCTGAGCCGCTGTTTGCAGAGTGGGCCCGTTTCTGTGACACACGTCTGTCCCAGACCATGCTGGGTCACATGGGGCTAAACAAAGCCAGCTGGGGAGGCTTACAGCAGGAGCCGGCTCCGGTCTCCGAGGAGGCAGAGCCCAGCACGGCCTGCGCAGACACAGGAGACGCTGCCACCGCGCCGAGTGACGGCAGCACAGCTACGACCGCAGGAGGAACCAGCTCCAAAGAAATACCTCAGGGAAGCAGAGAATCCTGA
- the pde7a gene encoding high affinity 3',5'-cyclic-AMP phosphodiesterase 7A isoform X1, with protein sequence MEVCYQLPVLPLDRPVPKHVLSRRGAISFSSSSSLFGAPDPRQLSQRRGAISYDSSDQTALYIRMLGTCVVFKQLFARDVRVRSQVGFEPERRSSHPYLCIDFRTLHTRLGCSSTSASYDPERRVHRLLSFQRYLHSSRLLRGVPQQIPLHILDEDYTGQARCMLEKVGNWNFDIFLFDRLTNGNSLITLTFHLLNQYGLVELFQLDMVKLWRFLVMVQEDYHSDNPYHNAVHAADVTQAMYCYLREPMLAKSLTSKDILLGLLAAATHDLDHPGVNQPFLIKTDHYLATLYRNTSVLENHHWKSAVGLLRETGLFSHLPAEDRLNMERDLGSLILATDISRQNDYLSRFRLHLDQENLCMSTASHRHFVLQMALKCADICNPCRPWELSKQWSEKVTEEFFQQGDIEKKHKLEVSPLCDREMNTVGNIQIGFMTYVAEPLFAEWARFCDTRLSQTMLGHMGLNKASWGGLQQEPAPVSEEAEPSTACADTGDAATAPSDGSTATTAGGTSSKEIPQGSRES encoded by the exons AGACGAGGGGCCATCTCCTACGACAGCTCTGACCAGACAGCGCTGTATATTCGTATGCTAG GAACTTGTGTAGTATTCAAACAGCTGTTTGCAA GAGATGTGAGAGTGAGAAGTCAGGTTGGATTTGAACCGGAACGTAGAAGCTCCCACCCGTACCTGTGCATCGACTTCCGAACGCTTCACA CACGGCTGGGCTGCAGCTCCACGTCGGCCAGCTATGATCCTGAAAGGCGGGTCCACAGGCTGCTCAGCTTCCAGAGATACCTGCATTCGTCCCGTCTGCTGCGAGGAGTCCCCCAGCAGATACCCCTCCACATCCTCGATGAAGATTACACTGGACAGGCTAGA TGCATGCTGGAAAAAGTCGGGAATTGGAATTTTGACATTTTCCTCTTCGATAGGTTGACAAATG GAAACAGCCTGATCACCCTGACTTTCCACCTGCTGAACCAGTATGGGCTGGTGGAGCTCTTCCAGCTGGACATGGTCAAACTCTGGAGGTTTTTGGTCATGGTTCAGGAGGACTACCACAGTGACAACCCGTACCACAACGCTGTccatgctgcagatgtcacacaggccaTGTACTGCTACCTGCGAGAGCCCATG CTTGCCAAGTCTCTGACCTCCAAAGACATCTTACTGGGACTCTTAGCAGCTGCCACCCATGACCTGGACCATCCTGGGGTCAACCAGCCTTTCCTCATCAAGACTGACCACTATCTTGCCACACTCTATAGA AATACCTCAGTTCTGGAAAACCACCACTGGAAGTCAGCAGTGGGTCTGCTCAGAGAGACTGGGCTGTTCTCCCATTTGCCTGCTGAGGACAG GCTGAACATGGAGAGGGATTTGGGTTCCTTAATCTTGGCCACGGACATCAGCAGGCAGAATGACTACCTGTCCAGGTTTCGCTTGCACCTGGACCAGGAGAACCTGTGCATGAGCACCGCCAGCCATCGTCATTTCGTCCTGCAG ATGGCCCTGAAGTGTGCAGATATCTGTAACCCCTGCAGACCATGGGAGCTGAGCAAACAGTGGAGTGAGAAAGTGACAGAGGAGTTCTTCCAACAAG GAGACATTGAGAAGAAGCACAAACTTGAAGTCAGCCCACTTTGCGACAGAGAGATGAACACAGTCGGCAACATTCAAATAG GCTTTATGACATATGTGGCTGAGCCGCTGTTTGCAGAGTGGGCCCGTTTCTGTGACACACGTCTGTCCCAGACCATGCTGGGTCACATGGGGCTAAACAAAGCCAGCTGGGGAGGCTTACAGCAGGAGCCGGCTCCGGTCTCCGAGGAGGCAGAGCCCAGCACGGCCTGCGCAGACACAGGAGACGCTGCCACCGCGCCGAGTGACGGCAGCACAGCTACGACCGCAGGAGGAACCAGCTCCAAAGAAATACCTCAGGGAAGCAGAGAATCCTGA